A genomic segment from Nematostella vectensis chromosome 6, jaNemVect1.1, whole genome shotgun sequence encodes:
- the LOC5521543 gene encoding nuclear receptor-binding factor 2 isoform X1, with the protein MNSPLNSAHLQERKAEALLNSFKFADAISCHQKAAEYIMEAMNMTKVAQALISLQLQYEDHIRQEKVIKDKWKHYNLHQEQLKQQHENKLREIDKRVLVSAITSKDTTPAQDCETCKDEGMTTSTCSLVISAENFSVSSLSSSTELFQTKESGDPQSNLNTQVRELQIQVLSLTQALEDANRENTKLKQTILHIKNVTKEKFDFDFDEENSGQVCMVEQEACHKGEDSSSQTAVGNCGHCTDHEKDHSVHGDDTSPTSDLPLPPLEMPHFSFGDNR; encoded by the exons GCTCATCTtcaggagagaaaagcagaagcTCTTCTCAACTCTTTCAAGTTTGCTGATGCTATCAGTTGTCACCAAAAAGCGGCAG AGTACATAATGGAGGCAATGAATATGACCAAAGTTGCTCAG GCTCTGATATCCCTGCAACTACAATATGAGGACCATATCCGGCAAGAAAAGGTCATCAAAGATAAATGGAAGCACTACAACTTACACCAAGAGCAACTGAAACAGCAACATGAAAACAAACTAAGGGAGATTGACAAGCGAGTCCTTGTTAGTGCAATCACCAGTAAAGATACCACACCAGCTCAAGATTGTGAAACTTGTAAAGATGAGGGAATGACCACTAGTACTTGTAGCTTGGTCATTTCAGCTGAGAATTTCTCAGTGTCCTCTCTGAGCTCAAGCACAGAGCTCTTTCAAACTAAGGAATCCGGAGATCCACAATCGAACCTGAACACACAGGTGCGGGAGCTGCAGATACAAGTGTTGTCACTAACTCAAGCCTTGGAGGATGCCAACAGGGAAAAcacaaaactaaaacaaaccATTCTTCACATTAAGAATGTTACAAAGGAAAAGTTTGATTTTGACTTTGATGAGGAGAATAGTGGTCAAGTTTGTATGGTGGAGCAAGAAGCTTGTCATAAGGGTGAGGATTCCTCTTCGCAAACAGCTGTGGGAAATTGTGGACACTGCACAGATCATGAAAAAGATCATTCAGTCCATGGAGATGATACCAGTCCCACAAGTGATCTTCCACTTCCTCCTCTAGAAATGCCACATTTCTCTTTTGGAGATAATAGATAA
- the LOC5521543 gene encoding uncharacterized protein LOC5521543 isoform X2, which translates to MEAMNMTKVAQALISLQLQYEDHIRQEKVIKDKWKHYNLHQEQLKQQHENKLREIDKRVLVSAITSKDTTPAQDCETCKDEGMTTSTCSLVISAENFSVSSLSSSTELFQTKESGDPQSNLNTQVRELQIQVLSLTQALEDANRENTKLKQTILHIKNVTKEKFDFDFDEENSGQVCMVEQEACHKGEDSSSQTAVGNCGHCTDHEKDHSVHGDDTSPTSDLPLPPLEMPHFSFGDNR; encoded by the exons ATGGAGGCAATGAATATGACCAAAGTTGCTCAG GCTCTGATATCCCTGCAACTACAATATGAGGACCATATCCGGCAAGAAAAGGTCATCAAAGATAAATGGAAGCACTACAACTTACACCAAGAGCAACTGAAACAGCAACATGAAAACAAACTAAGGGAGATTGACAAGCGAGTCCTTGTTAGTGCAATCACCAGTAAAGATACCACACCAGCTCAAGATTGTGAAACTTGTAAAGATGAGGGAATGACCACTAGTACTTGTAGCTTGGTCATTTCAGCTGAGAATTTCTCAGTGTCCTCTCTGAGCTCAAGCACAGAGCTCTTTCAAACTAAGGAATCCGGAGATCCACAATCGAACCTGAACACACAGGTGCGGGAGCTGCAGATACAAGTGTTGTCACTAACTCAAGCCTTGGAGGATGCCAACAGGGAAAAcacaaaactaaaacaaaccATTCTTCACATTAAGAATGTTACAAAGGAAAAGTTTGATTTTGACTTTGATGAGGAGAATAGTGGTCAAGTTTGTATGGTGGAGCAAGAAGCTTGTCATAAGGGTGAGGATTCCTCTTCGCAAACAGCTGTGGGAAATTGTGGACACTGCACAGATCATGAAAAAGATCATTCAGTCCATGGAGATGATACCAGTCCCACAAGTGATCTTCCACTTCCTCCTCTAGAAATGCCACATTTCTCTTTTGGAGATAATAGATAA
- the LOC125567912 gene encoding splicing factor 3A subunit 2-like, translated as MPQVTSPCPKLHHPAPSYITLPQVTAPCPKLHHPAPSYITLPQVTSPCPKLQQPAPSYSTMPQVTAPCPKLHHHAPSYSTLPQVTAPCPKLQYQAPSYITLPQVTAPCPKLHHHAPSYITLPQVTVPCPKLHHPAPSYITLPQVTSPCPKLQYQAPSYITLPQVTAPCPKLHHPAPSYITLPQVTAPCPKLHHHAPSYITLPQVTSPCPKLQHPAPSYITLPQVTSPCPKLQHPAPSYSTLPQVIATCPKLQHPAPSYSTLPQVTALCPKL; from the coding sequence ATGCCCCAAGTTACATCACCATGCCCCAAGTTACATCACCCTGCCCCAAGTTACATCACCCTGCCCCAAGTTACAGCACCCTGCCCCAAGTTACATCACCCTGCCCCAAGTTACATCACCCTGCCCCAAGTTACATCACCCTGCCCCAAGTTACAGCAGCCTGCCCCAAGTTACAGCACCATGCCCCAAGTTACAGCACCCTGCCCCAAGTTACATCACCATGCCCCAAGTTACAGCACCCTGCCCCAAGTTACAGCACCCTGCCCCAAGTTACAGTACCAAGCCCCAAGTTACATCACCCTGCCCCAAGTTACAGCACCATGCCCCAAGTTACATCACCATGCCCCAAGTTACATCACCCTGCCCCAAGTTACAGTACCCTGCCCCAAGTTACATCACCCTGCCCCAAGTTACATCACCCTGCCCCAAGTTACATCACCCTGCCCCAAGTTACAGTACCAAGCCCCAAGTTACATCACCCTGCCCCAAGTTACAGCACCATGCCCCAAGTTACATCACCCTGCCCCAAGTTACATCACCCTGCCCCAAGTAACAGCACCCTGCCCCAAGTTACATCACCATGCCCCAAGTTACATCACCCTGCCCCAAGTTACATCACCATGCCCCAAGTTACAGCACCCTGCCCCAAGTTACATCACCCTGCCCCAAGTTACATCACCCTGCCCCAAGTTACAGCACCCTGCCCCAAGTTACAGCACCCTGCCCCAAGTTATAGCAACCTGCCCCAAGTTACAGCACCCTGCCCCAAGTTACAGCACCCTGCCCCAAGTTACAGCACTCTGCCCCAAGTTATAG